A portion of the Acidisarcina polymorpha genome contains these proteins:
- a CDS encoding alpha-L-fucosidase, protein MIRSYGYSKRGTTAKLAAFAALALSTAGFAQAPPHYEASIQSLDQHPVPQWYDDAKLGIFIHWGLYSVPGWAPLTMVNFNDPNQFKNNPYAEWYYNTVRIDGSPTQKYDREHFGPNHNYYDFAAEFDKQSASWNPDAWAQIFKDAGAKYVVLTTKHHEGFTLWPSVTPNPTLPADRQHATRDLVGDLTKSVRQQGLKMGLYYSGGFDWTFVPGPISSRESFEATKPQSEAYGKYVDAQYRELIQRYQPSVLWNDIDYPKTGHPMDIEAEYYNAVPDGVVDDRFGIKHADYTSPEYSTLKEISPKKWEECRGLGQSFGYNRAEGEAQTIAPDKLIYLLVDIVSKNGNLLLDVGPEADGTIPAVQMARLKELGAWLAQNGDAIYGTHPWKRAEGKTTSGMDVRFTQKNSTLYATMMGSIQGPSVTIASLKPKAGATIELLGYDKPLTWTQVGEDVKVSLPASLPGKYAYVLSIDQAGEI, encoded by the coding sequence TTGATACGGTCTTACGGGTATTCGAAAAGAGGCACGACTGCGAAGCTGGCTGCTTTCGCGGCCTTGGCGCTTTCGACCGCGGGCTTCGCGCAAGCGCCGCCACACTACGAAGCAAGCATTCAGTCGCTTGACCAGCACCCGGTTCCTCAATGGTACGACGACGCAAAGCTGGGGATATTTATCCACTGGGGCCTCTACTCCGTCCCCGGCTGGGCGCCACTGACTATGGTGAATTTCAACGATCCGAACCAGTTTAAAAATAATCCCTACGCCGAGTGGTACTACAACACAGTTCGAATTGATGGGTCGCCAACACAAAAGTATGATCGCGAACACTTCGGCCCTAACCACAACTACTACGATTTTGCCGCCGAGTTCGACAAGCAGAGCGCCTCATGGAATCCCGATGCCTGGGCCCAGATCTTCAAGGACGCTGGCGCCAAATATGTTGTGCTGACCACCAAGCATCACGAGGGATTCACCTTGTGGCCCAGCGTCACGCCCAATCCGACACTGCCGGCCGATCGCCAACATGCGACCCGGGACCTGGTGGGCGATCTGACCAAGTCGGTTCGCCAGCAGGGGTTGAAGATGGGGTTGTACTACTCGGGAGGCTTCGATTGGACCTTCGTTCCCGGACCGATCAGCTCCCGTGAGAGCTTCGAAGCCACCAAGCCACAGAGCGAAGCTTACGGGAAATATGTGGACGCACAATACCGCGAACTGATCCAGCGTTATCAGCCATCGGTCCTCTGGAATGACATCGACTATCCGAAGACCGGGCACCCGATGGACATCGAGGCGGAATACTACAACGCGGTACCGGATGGCGTCGTTGATGACAGGTTTGGCATCAAGCATGCCGACTATACCTCGCCGGAATACTCCACCCTGAAAGAGATCAGCCCCAAGAAATGGGAAGAGTGTCGCGGCCTCGGCCAATCCTTTGGCTACAACCGCGCCGAGGGTGAGGCCCAGACAATTGCTCCAGACAAGCTCATCTACTTGCTGGTGGACATCGTCAGCAAGAATGGCAATCTGCTCCTCGACGTCGGCCCGGAAGCCGATGGAACAATCCCGGCAGTGCAGATGGCGCGTTTGAAGGAGCTTGGCGCCTGGCTAGCCCAAAACGGTGACGCCATTTATGGCACTCACCCGTGGAAGCGTGCCGAGGGCAAGACCACCAGCGGCATGGATGTCCGGTTCACGCAGAAAAATAGCACTCTTTATGCGACGATGATGGGCAGCATCCAAGGGCCCAGTGTGACCATCGCCTCGTTGAAGCCAAAAGCCGGCGCAACGATCGAGCTACTCGGATACGACAAACCGTTAACCTGGACACAGGTTGGAGAGGACGTCAAAGTGTCCTTACCGGCTTCGCTGCCGGGTAAGTATGCCTATGTCCTGAGCATCGACCAGGCGGGTGAGATCTGA
- a CDS encoding translocation/assembly module TamB domain-containing protein: protein MNTGYSPQGNLSPSERQQQKTPLWLRIGGWIAASSALLVLLIALTLAGILHSARFHRYLIDKVQQQASETLGVQVQLQNFTLRLSHLSLDLYGITVHGANPYPDPPILQVEHAEVGVKIVSAFRRQWYLDTLRIDRPVVKVTTDANGRSNIPTIKSSGSSGSQTSLFDLGIRHAVLDRGEAFYNNRQSDLDADLHDLVFNATFDAASQKYSGRLAYSNGRLTSGALQQIPHNLEAQFEATPSGFVLKEAKLTSGPSQLVVTADLENYAKPDLRAHYDALLDTSEFRQILNNPSIPTGIVRATGSAHYQQTPNLAMIDSIDLKGDVSSQRLDLSTPSLRMQATDLLGHYSLENGDAALQDFHLEILGGRLSGSGKMTKMGGDSHTQVQATLQGLSLRELNHAVQGSALPNGATLNGVLNADANANWGKTLDDLVATAQSTITGGVAGAAPAGNPQALPVAQAIPVAQAIPVDSVIHARYIGRGNQLSLSRSYLRTPHTTLTVDGVMSNTSNLNVSLEARDLHEVEVIARVFEPPPSNGPAPQLDLAGAASFQGTIHGTTKAPHLAGRLSASNVLIRGAGIKQLQSTVDLSPTGAGLTNAELQLASRGRIHFNANTALSHWSFTPTSQLGLRLQASELSLADLARIAGSQVPVTGTLNANVNVHGTQLSPQGQGTVSLGRTVVYEQPIDSANLSFAGAGDELHGDLAVQVIDGQLQSRFSLRPRNKTYTAQLTATGLQLGQLQSVKSKSINATGTLSANASGQGTFDNPGLDATLNIPQLIVQGQTFSNSNLHVNLANHLANANLICSAVNSSLRAVAKVALTGDYPAEASIDTQSIPLQPILAAYAPAQAADVSGETELHATLNGPLKDQKRLEAHVTIPVLKVAYQKTLQLAAAAPIHIDYKDNIVSLQRFGIRGTDTDLQLQASFPVQPNPPISALLLGSVNLQLAQLFSPDIRTSGQIKFDINSYGAPSSSNIGGQVNIVDASFSSGDLPIGLQHGNGVLTLTKNRLNISSFEGTVGGGKVTAQGGVTYQPAIQFDLGLAAKGVRMLYPQGVREGVDANVTLTGSTDNALLGGSVSLSDISFTPAFDLTNFISQFSGGITLPPSQGFSQNLQLNLAVHSTNDVNLVSRTVSINGSANLQVRGTAADPVILGRVNLNNGDVILNGERFVLNGGTIEFVNPSETQPVLNLTLYTNIQEYSVYLRFNGPIDQLRTNYSSDPALPSADIINLLAFGKTTEANAANPSTPANQAAESLIASQVSNQVTSRVSKIAGISQLSISPVLAGGTSQGPPGANITIQQRVTGNLFITFSSNVASTQNQTIQGQYQLTPKIAVSGTRDQNGGFAVDGLIKKSW from the coding sequence GTGAACACTGGCTACTCTCCTCAAGGAAATCTATCCCCATCAGAACGCCAGCAACAGAAGACCCCGCTATGGCTGAGAATCGGCGGCTGGATCGCAGCCTCTTCCGCACTGCTCGTACTGCTGATCGCTCTCACTCTAGCTGGTATTCTCCATAGCGCTCGATTTCATCGTTACTTGATCGATAAGGTTCAGCAGCAAGCCAGCGAAACCTTGGGTGTGCAAGTGCAGCTGCAGAACTTCACTCTTCGCTTGTCTCATCTAAGCCTCGATCTCTATGGCATCACGGTTCACGGCGCAAACCCTTATCCGGACCCTCCGATCCTTCAAGTCGAACACGCCGAAGTGGGCGTGAAAATCGTATCCGCCTTTCGCAGACAGTGGTATCTCGATACTTTGCGCATTGACCGCCCCGTCGTCAAAGTGACAACCGACGCGAACGGCCGCTCTAATATCCCGACAATCAAGAGTTCCGGCTCGAGCGGCAGTCAAACAAGCCTCTTCGATCTGGGCATCCGTCACGCCGTCCTTGACCGCGGCGAGGCGTTCTACAACAACCGTCAAAGCGACCTCGATGCGGACTTACATGACCTGGTCTTCAACGCCACTTTCGATGCCGCGTCGCAGAAGTACTCCGGCCGGCTTGCTTACTCGAACGGCCGCCTCACCTCCGGCGCTCTGCAGCAGATTCCCCACAATCTGGAGGCGCAATTTGAAGCCACGCCAAGCGGATTCGTTCTCAAAGAGGCAAAGCTGACCAGCGGCCCGTCGCAGTTGGTGGTAACTGCTGACCTGGAGAATTATGCCAAGCCGGATCTCCGGGCGCATTACGACGCCCTCCTGGATACAAGCGAGTTTCGGCAGATCCTGAACAATCCCTCCATACCTACCGGGATCGTTCGTGCAACCGGCTCAGCGCACTACCAACAAACTCCGAATCTAGCGATGATTGATTCTATCGACTTGAAGGGAGATGTTAGTAGTCAGCGGCTGGATCTCAGCACTCCCTCCCTGCGTATGCAAGCCACGGACCTGCTGGGGCATTACTCGCTGGAAAATGGCGATGCAGCTCTTCAAGATTTCCACCTGGAGATTCTCGGTGGACGCCTGAGCGGCAGTGGGAAGATGACCAAAATGGGAGGCGATTCGCACACCCAGGTGCAGGCCACTCTTCAGGGATTATCGCTGCGAGAGCTCAACCACGCGGTCCAGGGTTCTGCGCTCCCTAACGGGGCCACTCTCAATGGAGTGCTCAACGCAGATGCAAACGCGAACTGGGGAAAGACACTCGACGATCTGGTAGCCACAGCGCAGTCCACGATCACCGGCGGCGTCGCCGGAGCCGCCCCAGCTGGCAATCCCCAAGCACTCCCGGTCGCTCAAGCAATTCCAGTCGCTCAAGCAATTCCAGTCGACAGTGTTATCCATGCAAGATATATCGGTCGCGGGAACCAGCTGTCCTTATCCAGAAGTTATCTTCGGACCCCTCACACAACATTGACCGTAGATGGGGTCATGAGCAACACGTCCAACCTGAACGTCAGTCTCGAAGCGAGGGACCTGCACGAGGTCGAGGTCATCGCCCGTGTCTTTGAACCGCCACCGTCAAACGGCCCAGCCCCGCAGTTGGATCTGGCCGGAGCTGCCTCGTTTCAAGGGACGATCCATGGGACAACCAAGGCTCCCCACCTGGCCGGACGCCTCTCCGCCTCCAACGTTCTCATCAGGGGAGCCGGCATCAAACAGCTGCAAAGTACCGTCGACCTAAGCCCGACCGGCGCTGGGCTGACAAATGCGGAGTTACAGCTTGCCTCTCGCGGCCGGATCCATTTCAACGCCAACACCGCGCTCTCCCACTGGTCTTTCACTCCAACCAGCCAGCTCGGCCTCAGACTCCAGGCGAGCGAGCTGAGTCTCGCGGATCTTGCCAGGATCGCTGGCTCCCAAGTGCCGGTGACCGGAACTCTCAACGCAAATGTGAATGTGCATGGCACCCAGCTAAGCCCCCAGGGACAAGGAACCGTGTCGCTCGGGAGGACTGTCGTCTATGAACAGCCAATCGATTCGGCGAATCTCTCCTTCGCTGGCGCCGGAGACGAACTGCACGGCGACTTAGCAGTCCAAGTCATCGACGGTCAGCTTCAGAGCCGCTTCAGCCTTCGCCCCAGGAACAAAACCTACACGGCACAGCTGACCGCCACCGGACTCCAGCTGGGTCAGCTGCAGAGCGTGAAAAGCAAGAGCATCAATGCGACCGGCACGCTCTCTGCGAATGCAAGTGGACAAGGAACGTTTGACAATCCTGGACTTGATGCCACTCTCAACATCCCACAACTCATCGTCCAGGGGCAGACCTTCAGCAATTCCAATCTGCACGTGAACCTCGCGAATCATCTAGCGAATGCAAACCTGATCTGCTCAGCTGTGAATAGCTCTCTTCGGGCAGTAGCCAAGGTCGCCCTAACCGGCGACTACCCGGCAGAGGCATCGATCGACACTCAATCGATTCCCTTGCAGCCGATATTGGCGGCGTACGCTCCGGCGCAAGCAGCTGATGTCAGCGGAGAAACTGAGCTCCATGCAACGCTAAATGGACCGCTCAAAGACCAGAAACGCCTAGAGGCCCACGTCACGATTCCGGTGTTGAAGGTGGCTTATCAGAAGACGCTCCAATTGGCCGCTGCCGCTCCGATTCACATCGATTACAAGGACAATATCGTTTCCTTGCAGCGATTCGGCATTCGCGGAACGGACACCGATCTTCAGCTCCAGGCGTCGTTCCCCGTACAACCCAACCCGCCAATCTCGGCTCTGCTGCTGGGCTCCGTCAATCTCCAGTTGGCGCAGCTCTTCAGCCCTGACATAAGGACCTCGGGTCAGATCAAATTCGACATCAATTCCTACGGAGCGCCTAGCAGCTCGAATATAGGTGGACAAGTCAACATAGTGGACGCTAGCTTCTCCTCCGGGGACCTGCCCATCGGGCTCCAACACGGCAACGGCGTGTTGACCCTGACGAAGAATCGGCTGAACATTAGCAGCTTCGAGGGAACCGTTGGGGGAGGCAAGGTCACCGCGCAAGGCGGCGTCACCTATCAACCTGCCATCCAGTTCGATTTGGGGCTGGCTGCCAAGGGCGTCCGCATGCTCTATCCACAAGGAGTTCGGGAAGGCGTCGATGCTAACGTGACGCTTACCGGATCGACCGATAATGCGCTGCTTGGCGGATCGGTCAGCTTATCGGACATCTCGTTTACCCCGGCCTTCGATCTGACTAACTTCATCAGCCAATTCTCCGGCGGGATCACTCTTCCGCCCAGCCAGGGCTTCAGTCAAAATCTGCAATTGAACCTGGCCGTACATTCAACGAACGACGTCAATCTTGTAAGCCGAACCGTAAGCATCAACGGTTCAGCGAACCTGCAGGTGCGCGGCACGGCAGCAGATCCCGTCATCCTGGGCCGGGTTAACCTCAACAATGGCGACGTGATCCTCAACGGAGAAAGATTCGTGCTGAATGGCGGCACCATCGAGTTCGTCAATCCGTCCGAAACTCAGCCGGTCCTCAACCTCACGCTCTACACCAACATCCAGGAATACAGCGTCTATCTGCGGTTTAATGGTCCCATCGATCAATTACGGACGAACTACAGCTCCGATCCGGCGCTGCCTTCTGCGGACATTATCAACTTGTTGGCCTTCGGCAAAACAACCGAAGCCAATGCAGCCAATCCGTCGACCCCGGCGAATCAGGCAGCCGAGTCATTGATCGCCTCCCAGGTGAGCAACCAGGTAACCAGTCGTGTCTCAAAGATCGCCGGCATTTCTCAGCTTTCGATTAGTCCGGTATTGGCGGGAGGAACCAGTCAAGGACCTCCTGGCGCAAACATCACCATCCAGCAGCGGGTTACGGGGAATCTGTTCATCACCTTCTCTAGCAATGTCGCGTCGACCCAGAATCAGACGATTCAGGGCCAGTACCAGCTAACGCCGAAAATTGCGGTAAGTGGGACCCGAGACCAGAATGGCGGTTTCGCAGTGGACGGTTTGATCAAAAAGAGCTGGTAA
- a CDS encoding Gfo/Idh/MocA family protein: protein MQSSPAQARESFSSAVLVYPKRPRPIVIIGAGGIVRAAHLPAYEKAQFPVIGIMDELPERAAGLAAERHIPRSFNSLTEAIRFAPSDAIFDVAVPASQLLRILPEFKDGSAVLMQKPMGETLAEARAIRDLCRRKNLIASVNFSLRYSPNNLAVRSLAEKGMLGELVDVEVQTSTYTPWHLWSFLANAPRLEILYHSIHYFDLIRSWLGNPRSVYAKTVKSPEHAHLAPTKTVAILDYGDAMRVFVATNHNHNFGPEHQHSFVQWEGLKGAARMTMGLNLDYPTGKPDSASFAKRGANQEQWQSIPITGNNFPDGFMGTMGALQAFVEGSASTLPTHFEDAYQTMALVEALYESSESGGVVLNHLE, encoded by the coding sequence ATGCAGTCCTCTCCCGCACAAGCAAGGGAAAGCTTTTCCTCCGCGGTCCTTGTCTATCCAAAGCGGCCTCGCCCTATCGTCATCATTGGAGCTGGAGGAATCGTGCGGGCTGCGCATCTCCCCGCTTATGAGAAAGCGCAGTTCCCGGTCATCGGCATCATGGATGAGTTGCCGGAACGGGCGGCCGGCCTAGCGGCCGAAAGGCACATTCCCCGTAGCTTTAACTCTCTCACCGAGGCGATCCGCTTCGCCCCCTCCGACGCTATCTTCGACGTTGCCGTTCCCGCCTCGCAACTGCTGCGAATCCTGCCTGAGTTCAAAGACGGTTCGGCTGTGCTGATGCAGAAGCCGATGGGGGAGACGCTAGCAGAGGCCCGCGCGATCAGAGATCTCTGCCGTCGCAAAAACCTGATCGCCTCTGTAAATTTTTCCCTTCGATATTCACCCAACAACCTCGCGGTCAGATCCCTGGCGGAGAAGGGAATGCTTGGCGAGCTCGTCGATGTCGAGGTGCAGACGAGCACCTACACGCCTTGGCATCTGTGGAGCTTTCTGGCCAACGCCCCGCGGCTTGAGATCCTTTACCACAGCATCCACTACTTCGATTTAATCCGTTCCTGGCTTGGGAATCCGCGCTCCGTCTACGCCAAGACGGTGAAGAGCCCGGAGCACGCTCATTTGGCTCCTACTAAGACGGTGGCCATCCTTGACTATGGGGATGCGATGCGCGTCTTTGTCGCGACCAACCACAATCACAATTTTGGTCCCGAGCATCAGCATAGTTTTGTGCAGTGGGAAGGCCTGAAAGGAGCAGCTCGTATGACAATGGGCCTCAATCTGGACTACCCAACTGGCAAGCCTGACTCGGCATCGTTCGCAAAGCGCGGAGCAAATCAAGAACAATGGCAATCTATACCGATCACTGGCAACAACTTCCCCGACGGATTCATGGGCACCATGGGTGCGCTTCAAGCGTTTGTCGAGGGATCAGCCTCCACCTTGCCTACCCATTTCGAAGATGCCTACCAGACCATGGCACTGGTGGAAGCGCTCTACGAATCGAGCGAATCGGGCGGCGTTGTTTTGAACCATCTTGAATAG